Sequence from the Paenibacillus sp. genome:
GAGTGGAAGCATTTAATTTAGGTACTGGTCGTGGGTGCAGTGTTCTAGAAGTCATCACAACGTTCGAGGAAGCATCGGGCATAAAGATCCCGTACCAGGTCGTGGAGCGACGAAAGGGAGACGCAGCGGTATGTTACGCTAGTCCCGAGAAAGCGAAGCAAACGCTCGGCTGGAAGGCGAAGAAGAGCCTGAAAGAGATGTGCGAGGACGCCTGGAGATGGCAGAGAGAAAATCCTAACGGTTATCAATAAAAAAATCCCCGAAGCATTCGCTTCGGGGATTTTCGTTATTACTCGTTGATGAAGCCTGCGTTTACCAAGAAACGTTGGATCATCGTGGAAGCTTCTGCGCGCGTCGCCGTTTTCACAGCGCCGAACGAACCGTCCTCGTAGCCTTCTACGATGCCGGCATTGATTGCAGCCGCGATTTCAGCGCGAGCCCAAACGATGCTGCTAGCATCCTTAACACCAGCGAGGATGGAGGAAACTTGGCTTGCGTTTACGGACAACTCCGTACCAGCGAATGCGCTAGCGCGAACGACCATCGCTGCGAGTTCTTCGCGAGTGATGACCTTGTTCGGCTGGAACGTACCGTCTTCGTAACCGTTGACGATACCAGCTTCAGCTGCAAGCGCTACTGCGCCAGCGAACCAATCGTTGGACGAAACGTCCGAGAAGTTCGCTTCGCCAGCTGCTTTACCGCTCAGGCCGAGGGCGCGAACGATCAGCGTAGCGAATTCCGCACGAGTGATTTGACGGTCCGGACCGAAGGTGCCGTTCTCGTAGCCTTCAACGATGAGCTTGTTAGCCATCGTTTCGACATACGATTGAGCCCAGTGGCCGTTCACGTCAGCGAAGCTGTTGTCGAGTTCGAGAACAACGTAGATGGAGTTCGTCGTGCTCTTCAATGTAGCAACGCCGTCTGCAAACGTAGCAGGAATGAAGGAGAACTCACCAGTTGCAGGATCGTAAAGTACGCCCGTTGCACTCGAGTCAGCGTCAACGTTGATCGTACGCTCTACGTACGTCGAACCGAAGTCGGAAATCGCAACCGTTTCGTTACCAGCTACTGCTTCTACGGAGAATTCAACGGAAGCAAGCGCTTCGCCACCGAATTCCTCGGCTGCTGCAGCAACTTCTTCTGCTTCTTCACCTTTCAGCGCTGCGATGATAACACGGATATCGAGATCCTCTACATCCACGCCAAGCTCTTCAGCCAAAGCGTCGAAGTCGATCGCGGATACAGGGAGCACGTAAGAACCAACGCTGCTCTTAACTACAACTACGGCACCTTCCGGAGCGTTACGCAACGCGGATACCGGAAGCGTAGCGGATTCGCCGGAAATCTCAACCGTTACCGTTGCGCTTTGAGCAAACGCAGCGGAAAGCTGAGAAGCGCTGACGACACCGTTGCTGCCGACCGTGATCACTCCGTTGCTAGGCGTCAGGACAAAGCCCCCGCCAGTGTTACCGGAAGGCGTAGTGTCGTACACACGCTTCGTTACGGAATCGTAGTAAACGCTATTGGATACCGATTGATATTGCGCGAACAAATCGAGGTATGTAGCACCCGTGACAGTTTGACTGAAATCGTAATATACGATGCCATTTACAGTGTTGCGGTAAACAGCTTCGTATACCGACCACGTACCGTTGTCATTCTTTTCGATTTGCACCCAGATCTTCTTATTTACCGCATCATCGTAGACCGCTTTGGTAACGTAGACCTCACCTGTTACCGTACCATTTTGGTAAGTGAAAGTACCCAGGTTTACTCCAGCGAAAGCCAAAACTGGGAGGAGAGCCGACAACATCAAAAAAGTTGCCAACAGTCCAGAAGTTTTTCTTAAAAACGATGGTTTCAAGAACAATTCACTCCTAGTAATAGTGCTATTATTATGATAAGTCTCAGTTTGCATATTGTTTTCACCTCCTTTCAAAGAGAACATGTAGGTTATTTCACAAGCGTTTAACGATAACATAAATATAATATCACTTTGTAAATAACATTCATAGAGTTGGGTTTACCAAAAAACTATTGTATGGATATGCTTAAGGTTCTAATTTAGGGAGTAAGTTTAATTTCAACGGGTGATTGGTTAATCATCGCATCGTATCTGTTTTGGTATTCAGAATTTTTTGAAACTAAACCTTGGAGTAAGTTAGGATCAGGGTCGTTACCAATCTGATGTTGAGCTGCAAGATTTAGCAAGACAATTTCATGATCGATGGGTTCGGTGAGCTCTGGATTGACTAACGGCATGATAGTTTCCAAGGCGTTTTCGTAAGATCCGGTTAGATAATAAATGTGACTAACGTTAAGAGCTATCGGCTTGGTAACGGAAAAAGGTCTACCTTGGTATTGTCCTGCGGGAAGATTTTCCAAGGTTGCGATTTTATCGAGCACTTCTGAATATTTTTGAATCGATTTTCTCCAGTACTTTTCCGCCCCTCCAATGTCATTGGTTTGCAGTTTTGAGTATCCGATCTGGAAAGCGTGGGATATAAAATATTCGTACATTTGGATATCCCATTGATAATTGGATATGTTTTTTTCGAGCAACTCGAAAGATGCCTCCGACTGGCCACCCGACAGTTGGTATTCCATCAGGAATAGATCCTTATTATAAGGTTCTCGGTTTCTTGCTTCAATGATCGTATCTAGTGCCTGCTGTAGATACTGAGGGTCGGAGGTATGTTGGTACGCCTGAGCAAGAAAGTAAGTTTTTTGATAATAAACTTCGGGATGCTTTATTTTGCTTAATGCTTCGTTGAATGTCTTTATAATTTGCGGGAGTGGATTTGATTCTGCCATCATTTTTCTAGCTTGGGAATAAGTTTGCATTCCCGATAATAAGCTCACGCTGATGGCGAAAATCACCAATGAAATACTAAATAGGAATCCAGGATAGATAAATCTTTTAACCGATGTTATCGTTTTAACATTCCCTTCTTCCACGTGAACAAACGGACTAGTAGAAAATGCCCCCAAACAAATAAACGCAATAAATGATAGGTACACGTAACTGAAATCAAAGTCAATTAAACTATGGATGAACAAACTTAAGAAAATTGAGAAGTAAAGTAGTGTTTTCTGATTATCGAATATCTGATGATTACTGTAACTCCTTATTAGTTGGCGAATCGAGAAAAATAAAACTGTGAGCAACGAAACAAGTCCTATCATCCCTGTTTCAACAACCAGTTGGAGTATGAAGTTATGTGCCTGTCTACTTGTATAAGGGTTACCCTGGTATTTCTCATATAGCTCAGACCATGCGCCACCACCCGCGCCAATAATTGGTTTGTCTTGAATCATTTTAACAGCGTCTTTATAAAATGCAACACGTTCCAATAAACTATGTTGTTGTAAGTTGATGTTTTTGATCCTATTTTCCAATGCATCGGGTAACGGAGTCAACAAATGCGGTTGGGTAAAAAGCAAAACTGCCGTTAGCGCCGAGAGTGCAACTAAAGCAATAGGAACAATGATCCGCTTAAGTATAGGAGAGGAAGTCTCCTCTGCATTTGATGAAAACCACTTCTCAACAACGTAAACGATAACTGAAAAAACCAATGAAAGACCTATAAAAATTAACCATGCAATCAAGTAGTTTGTCGGATTATAATTCTGTTGAAGGGCAAGCCCCTTCGCTTCTATCACCTTGTACGTCACAAAAGAAATAATTGCGTTGCTAAAAAGATAAATAAGAAACTTATACTGTTTTTTTAGATGTAGAAACGGCAAAATCATTACTATAACGATTGGTGCAATTAAATATGCCCCTCTAGATAGCGTCAAAAGGAGTGAGACAACTATGGGAGTTACCATAAAAGCACAGATTATTTGTAGTTTGAATTTATTAGATTGAACCAAAAACAATAAAGATGCAATCCAAAGCGCAATCAAGAAAGCCGCATAGCTATTAGAGTATTGAAACACAGAGGTCAACCTTGCACCCTCGTACCCGTACATTACAGCATCAGTGTAAACTTTTGAAGATGTGAAAGGATCGTTGGACCAATCGATTAACCCAAAAAATGACGCATTGCCAAACCAGTTTGCCATACCGAATAATACGACCAAGTAACCTGATGAAAAAATGACCGTTAACAACGTTCTACTTCCAATATCGGATTGATTCCAATGCAACCCAATAAGAAAGCCAACTGCTAGGATCAATGCAATAAGAAAAGAAATATTAGAATTTGATTGAGATGCCGGTTGCATTGTGGAAATTAAATAACTTAAAGGAATTAACCATATCGCCGACTTCCACACCCCTGACTTCCAATCCCATTTTGCGAAATAAATGGAATAAATAGCGATACAAAAAAGAATTATAGAGACCCAAAGCGCTGTGTTAAGGATCGGGGTTAAAAAGGTCAATCCTTCACCGTTAAAGAGACCTCTAGAGAAAGGCGAAATTAGCAGAACCCCTGCAAGTACGAAGGAAGCTACCCAAAAGTTGATGGATTTTCTCACCTCCATATTTTGTTTAGAAGTTCTAATTACACTGGTTCCCATTTTGATAAACTCCTTTTGTAAGATCGTTTACAATAAATACAATTATCCGGATGAATAGATTTTGACTTTTTCGTCTGTTAGAATAAAAATACCTTAACTATATAAAAGATACACTTTCGCACTACGCTAGGGCAAGGCTTATAGGAAATCGGAGGAGATTATCGATGCAAGACGAAATCAACCTGAAGGCATTCATCACTTTACTTTGGTTGAAGAGGAAAATTATTGCAACAGTAACATTTGTTGGATTGTCGACGTCTGTTTTGTTGGCTTTTGTGCTTCCAGAAACTTATGAAACAGAGACGCTGGTGATGGTAAATGAGATTGAAGATGTAAAAAGAAACTATAGTGCGATTGCCGAACAAGTGAAGAGTAATTTCATCCTAAATAAACTGATGGTCTCTTTGGAACTAGACAAGGAGGGATATACTCTTAACGGCTTGAAGGATAATATCCAAGTGTCACCAAGCGCGGATGGTGCTTCCGTTACTTTGAAAGTTACCGGTACATCGAAAAAAATAGTATCAAACGTGGCAAACAGCTTGGCTAACGAGATGGCGACAATCATTCAAATTTCGTCCATGTTAGACTCGACTATTTTAAACAAAAAGAGGTTAAGGGAAGTTGAGGATGAACTTACAGTTGCTCTAATGGAACTTGATCAGATCAACAAAGAGCTGGAGACGACTGAAAAAGTTTTAGTGACCAAAAAATCTTTGACTGACGAAAACTTCCTGCTAGATGTCAGTATGGATGAAACCGAACGCTCGGCCTCTGCCGTAGGTGGTATAGAGTATTCGGACGAGGAAATCAACCCGGTATATACGGCGCTTAAAGGAAAGCAGGCCGAAACTTCCATATTAATTACCAAGTTGGAAACGGAAAAGGAATATCTCCAAAGCAAGATTACGACGGACGAACAGAAAATAGCCGAGTTGCAATCGCAACAACGCTCTTCCGAAGCCGTTGGTTATGGCAATTATTCCAACAAGAATAACGCAATATTTATTATTCCTTCGCAAGAAAATCTTGAAGCAATAAGCCCTAAAAAATCGGTTGTCGTCGCTTTGGGGCTTATCCTATCCTTCGGTTTAGCCGTCCTAATCGTATTGCTGATTGCACTGTTTAAACGTGATTCAAACTTTGCAGATGCGGCAACCAATACATTCTCTGGTTAGGGAAAGGGAATTCGCATGCAAACACAAGTAGACTTTAGTTTATTAGAATCTTTAGCGCGCAGTAAAAAACGTTCGGCAGCCTTACTATCTATTATTAATGTTGTATTGACTTGCATAGAGTTTATTCTCTATGCGGGCGGGTTTTATTGGCTATACTACTGGAGGGTTATAGCGCAGTTTCCAAACGGACCCCAGGAGTTGTTTTTCTTGGCTGAATATCTGTTTTTATTTGTGGTAATACATGTTTGTTTTATAGCCCTTTTGATTGATAAAGGGATTTTCCGGTTGGAACGTCAACGAAGTCTGATTGATGAACTGTTTTTAATAATCAAGAGTGCGTTCTTATCATACATGTTTGCAATTGGACTTATGTTTATTCTTCAAACTAGCGTTGTATATTCAAGGCTGCATTTGCTTATCTATTTCTTTATCATGATTTTCATCGCGACAGTTTTTCGATCAGCTAAAGCTCTAATTCTCGCGAAGTTATCGAAAAACGAAAGGTACGTCCGTAACGTCCTTATTGTTGGCGCCGGCAGGATAGGGGAGCAAGTGAAAGCTTTCTTGCTGGGCCGGAAAAACATGGGATACAACTTAGTAGGAATGCTCGACGACCACAAAGAAGGGGATTGCATTATAGGGACCTTGGATGATTTAGAGCAGCAGTTGTGGGACAGGGGTGTCCATGAAGTGTACATCACTATTCCATCAGAAAAGAAGGTCATTCATGATCTGCTGATGAGAATTAGAAAATACGATGTACAAATTAAAGTGATTCCCGAAATGTATGACTATCTGCCTGGTACTGTTAACTACGAAAAGAACGATGCATTCCCTTATATGGAGTTTTACAAAAGTCCCCTTCGGGGAATGAAATTTTATGGTAAACGTCTGTTCGATATTATTGTTTCGTTGATCGGGATTATATTGTGTTTGCCCGTATTTAGCGTTATTGCGTTGTTAATAAAGCTAGATTCGAAGGGCCCCGTAATTTTTAAGCAAAAGAGGATTGGACAACATGGGGTGCCTTTCCAGATGTATAAATTTCGGTCTATGGTCGTAGACGCGGAAGAACTGAAAGCGAAGTTGGTAAGTCAGAATGAAGCCGACGGTCCGGTGTTTAAAATCAAAAGCGATCCTAGGGTTACGCGTGTCGGGCATTTTATTAGAAAGTATTCCCTCGACGAGTTACCTCAACTTTTTAATGTTTTGTTTGGGAGTATGAGCTTGATCGGGCCCAGACCACCGCTTCCCCAGGAAGTGGAGCAGTACAGCGATCATCAGTGGAGACGACTCGATTTACTTCCAGGGATCACAGGGCTGTGGCAAGTCAGCGGTCGAAGCGATTTGAGCTTTGAAGAATGGGTGTCTTTGGACATTTACTACATCCAGCATTGGAGCTTTGGGTTGGATCTTAAAATATTACTTAGAACAGTACCTGTAGTTCTTTTTAGCAAAGGGGCTTACTAATACTCGGGGGTGCACATTGTGAAGGTTGTAATATTAGCGGGTGGTTTTGGTACAAGGATTAGCGAAGAATCGCATTTGAAACCCAAACCGATGATCGAAATCGGTGGAAAGCCGATTCTATGGCATATTATGAAATCATATTCCCATTATGGTTTTAACGATTTTGTGATTTGTTTAGGGTACAAAGGGTATTATATTAAGGAATATTTTGCTCATTATTTTTTACATGAATCCGATGTAACCTTTGACTTTAGGAATAATAACGATCGCATAATCCATAACCATTCCGCCGAGCCTTGGCGGGTAACATTGGTCGACACCGGTATGGATACAATGACGGGTGGGCGCGTCAAAAGGGTCCAGCCTTACATCGGAAACGAAACGTTTATGATGACATACGGGGATGGAGTGGCTGACGTCAATATAACTGATTTAGTCAGATATCATAAAACCCATGGTAAGTTAGCAACTGTTACTTCGACGCAACCTGGCGGAAGATTTGGAGCGCTAGATCTGGATGGAAGCAGCCAAGTGTTGGGTTTTCAAGAAAAGCCGAAGGGTGACGGAGCTTGGATTAATGCGGGATATTTTGTTCTAGAGCCTGAGGTGTTTAATTACATTGATGGAGACAGTACCATTTTTGAGAAAGAGCCTCTTGAAAATTTGGCCAGAGACGGAGAATTAGTCGCCTATAAACACCAAGGCTTCTGGCAACCTATGGACACATTACGGGACAAAACTCTTCTGGAATCCTTGTGGCAAAGCAAAAAGAGCCCGTGGAAAGTATGGGGAGAAAAGGGTAAAACGGTGAATGTATGATTAATAATGCGTTCTGGTCAGGGAAAAAAGTTTTTCTTACTGGGCATACTGGCTTCAAAGGCGCTTGGTTATGCCTTTGGTTGCATAGTCTTGGCGCGAAGGTTACCGGTTATGCGTTGCAACCCCCATCAAAACCGAATTTATTTGAATTGGCAAGGGTAGACGAGTTGATTTATTCTGTAATCGGAGATATCACGGATGGACCGTTTTTGAAGAAAGCGATGATGGAAGCCGATCCGGATATCGTCATTCATATGGCGGCACAACCCCTGGTCAGGGAGTCGTACCTCTTACCCGTAGAGACTTATGCTACGAATGTTATGGGGACAGTTCATCTTCTAGAAGCCGTCAGAAGTTGCCGGAACGTTAAAGCGGTTGTGAATGTGACGACGGATAAATGTTACGAGAATAAGGAATGGGTTTGGGGATACCGTGAAAACGAACCCATGGGTGGCTACGACCCTTATTCGAACAGTAAAGCCTGCTCTGAATTGGTGACGTCCGCATATAGGAGTTCTTATTTTAATCCAAGCAAATATGAAGAACACGGGGTTGCGCTGGCATCCGCAAGAGCGGGTAACGTGATCGGCGGGGGAGATTGGGCTACGGACAGGCTGATACCTGATTGTGTTCGTTCACTGTTAAATGGCGAAAAAATCGTTATTAGAAATCCAAGCGCTATTAGGCCTTGGCAGCATGTTTTGGAACCGCTCAGCGGTTACCTATTGCTTGCTGAAAAGCTATTCGAGGGTAACGGCAAATATGCGGAAGGTTGGAATTTCGGTCCGAACGACGATGACGCCAAACCGGTCGAGTGGATTGTGCGGAAATTGTGTGAAAAATGGCCCGATTCAGCTGGTTATAATGTTGATAACAACCCACATCCACATGAAGCTAATTTCTTAAAGTTGGATTGCTCTAAAGCTAAAACAGTTTTGGGATGGCATCCGGCTTGGAGTCTCGATGAGGCGCTTAGTCAAATACTCAAATGGGTATATGCATATCGGGATGGGGAAGACATGAGGAAGATATCCATGGAACAAATTGCAGAGTATACGAGGACGAAAACATATGTTTGAACTTAAAAAGACGATCTTTGACGGTTGCTACGAAATGATCCCCCGCGTCCTATCGGACCAACGGGGGAAATTCATAAAAACATTTCATAGCATTGCATTCTCAACTTTGGGACTTGATTTCCAATCACAGGAAGAGTACTATTCTGTGTCACACAAGAACGTGATCCGCGGGCTCCATTTCCAGATTCCGCCGATGGACCATAAAAAAATAGTCTACTGCGTATCAGGAGAAGTATTGGACGTTGTCGTCGACCTTAGGGTCGGTTCACCGACCTATGGTCAATTTCAAATGTTTGAACTTAATGAGGCTAAGGCGAATATGATCTACATCCCGAGCGGGTTAGCACATGGATTCCTTACTTTAAGCGAATCCGCGATTTTATTGTACAAAGTGACGTCAGTCTATTCACCAGAGCATGATGGAGGAATTCATTGGAATTCCATTGGGATCCCTTGGGGGGTTGATCGACCGATCATTTCGGATCGAGACAAATCTTTTCCGAGTCTGGTGGACTTCGAAAGTCCATTTACATTTTAATAGGGGATTGCGGATATGTTTAACAACGTAGTGGTGACGGGTGGAACTGGTTTTGTCGGATCCCATCTGGTGAAACGTTTGGTAGATTTAGATTGTCAAGTTCATGTAATAGTTAGGCCCTCTTCGGAACTACACTTACTGAAGTCCGTCGAAAACAAAGTCAACTTTCATGTGTTTAGCGGTGAAACGAACCACCTATCCGAAATGTTCAAGCAATTTCAACCAGAACTTGTGTTCCATCTAGCCTCGTTATTTATTTCCGAACATACTTCGGAACAGGTCTTGCCATTAATTGGTAGTAATGTCGCTTTTTCCGCGCAAATCCTTGAGGCAATGGCGGTATCGGGTACCAATTATATCGTGAACACAGGAACAGCGTGGCAGCATTTTAAGGGCGAAGATTACAACCCAGTAAATTTGTATGCTGCAACCAAACAGGCGTTTGAAAGTATTTTAACATACTATGTTGAGGCTAGAGGGGTTAGGGCTACAACACTAAAATTATTTGATACTTACGGGCCCGATGATCCGAGAAAGAAATTGTTTCATTTGTTGCACCATGTCTCAATGAGTGGACAAAGATTGGATATGTCACCGGGGGAACAACTTATTAACGTCGTTTACATCGATGATGTAGTCGACGCTTTCATATTAGCCGGTCGGTTATTGATAGAACAAGCGATAGGGAATAATTCACACTTTGCTGTAGCTTCTAATGAAGTAGTTTCTCTAAGAAAACTAGTATCTATATATTCTGAGCTAACTGGAAGAGATTTAAATATTAATTGGGGCGGGAGACAGTACCGCTCGCGCGAAGTAATGTTTCCCTGGAGTAATGGACCAACATTACCTGGCTGGACACCCAAAGTAAGCCTTGAGAAAGGGATTAGATTGCTTGAACAAGCGGTCAGATCGAATAGCAAGATATGAGTCCCATAGCAAAGAAAATCGCATTCGGCATCCTTAGCGGTGGCGGGTTAACCCTCATCCAAATCTTTGTGTCCTTGGTTCAAATTCGGTTGGTTGTCGAATTTTTGCCTGATAGTCTCGGCGGAGTTTGGTTTTTGTTTCTAACGTTTGGATTATATATATCCTTTTTTGATTTGGGGATAAGTCCCACTATAAGTAGGGAAATTAGTTTTATTCGCGGAACAGCAAACGTTTCGGAACCGGAAAAACAAACACAAATTGCCGACTTAATCCAAACAAATTTACGGATGTTTCAAATCATTGCCTTAATCGTTTTTGTAGTTGGTTTGTTTGCCGGGGAGGGGTATTTCCATGCAATCGGTCATGAGGGCGTTTGGTGGGCTTGGTTCGTCTTCATGCTGGGCGCTTCCTTTAACCTTTGGGGAAATGCGAATTTTTCAGCTTTGTACGGTCTCGGCAATGTTGCCGAGGAACGAGTGATCCGCTCAGTTACTCAAATCATTGGGTTAATCTTGAGCATCGTTTTATTGTACTTAGGGTTTGACTTGTTGGGCCTGGCTTTTGCCTGGACGTTGCAAAATTCGTTGGCAAGAGTAATTGGAAGAATAGTGTTATATCGGAGATATCCATTTCTTCGGGAAGTACAAGGAAGATACTCGAAGGAGCTCCTTAAAAAAATTGTAATGCCCAGTTTAAAATGGGCAATTACGAGTTTAGGGGCTTTATTAATTTTGAATACAGGAAATGTCATTATTTCCATAAATCTTGGAACAGAAAAAATTCCGTCATATGAGGCTGTAGTTAAAATTGTAACAACACTATCGACACTGTCCATCATGATCATTAATACTTCGACCCCTTTCGTTTCAAATGCTTTTGCTGCCGGAAAAATTGAGGATGTAAAGCAATTGTTCACGCGAAATGTAAAGTTGGGTATGGCTTTAATGATCTCCTTAGTTTCATTCATCGCGGTGTTCGGTAGGGGGATCGTCGGTATTTGGCTTGGGGAAGAGAATTTCGCCGGGGAACTAGTCTTATGGACTCTGCTACTTATGCTTACATTGGAAGTTCATCATGTCATACACGCTACAGTCATAATGGCTTGCGGTAAAGTTATTTTCCACTGGGTTGCCATTTTTGCGGGAATTTTTAATGTTATCTTAGCAACTGTTCTTGTAAAGCATTATGACCTTTGGGGCGTTGCCTTAGCAATTTTTCTAGCCCAAATTTTAACGAATAATTGGTACGCACCATATAAAACGTTACGTTTTTTCAAGATGTCTATACGTAAATATATATTGAGTACAGGGTTACCGTTAACGATTTATTCCATAATCGGGTTATGCGTGGCGGTAGGATTACAATTAGTAACTCAAGGACTTCCCTCTATTTTGTCGATTGTAATTTCGTTCCTCTGCTGCATTGCGGTATCTGTGGCTCTAACATACATTTTACTGCTGAACGAGAAGGATAAAGACGCAATAAAAGCGGTGTTTACAAAATGGAGGCTTGTTTATGGCACCAACCGATAATATGTTGATCAGTGTTGCTGTCCCTACATTGAACCGTTGCGCCTATCTTAGAGAAGCGCTCGAGAGCATCTTAAGCCAGACCTACACCAATATTGAAGTCATTGTTTCTAATAACCAATCTACGGATGAAACACGGGAATTTCTTGATTTAATAAGAGAC
This genomic interval carries:
- a CDS encoding sugar transferase, with amino-acid sequence MQTQVDFSLLESLARSKKRSAALLSIINVVLTCIEFILYAGGFYWLYYWRVIAQFPNGPQELFFLAEYLFLFVVIHVCFIALLIDKGIFRLERQRSLIDELFLIIKSAFLSYMFAIGLMFILQTSVVYSRLHLLIYFFIMIFIATVFRSAKALILAKLSKNERYVRNVLIVGAGRIGEQVKAFLLGRKNMGYNLVGMLDDHKEGDCIIGTLDDLEQQLWDRGVHEVYITIPSEKKVIHDLLMRIRKYDVQIKVIPEMYDYLPGTVNYEKNDAFPYMEFYKSPLRGMKFYGKRLFDIIVSLIGIILCLPVFSVIALLIKLDSKGPVIFKQKRIGQHGVPFQMYKFRSMVVDAEELKAKLVSQNEADGPVFKIKSDPRVTRVGHFIRKYSLDELPQLFNVLFGSMSLIGPRPPLPQEVEQYSDHQWRRLDLLPGITGLWQVSGRSDLSFEEWVSLDIYYIQHWSFGLDLKILLRTVPVVLFSKGAY
- a CDS encoding S-layer homology domain-containing protein; the encoded protein is MKPSFLRKTSGLLATFLMLSALLPVLAFAGVNLGTFTYQNGTVTGEVYVTKAVYDDAVNKKIWVQIEKNDNGTWSVYEAVYRNTVNGIVYYDFSQTVTGATYLDLFAQYQSVSNSVYYDSVTKRVYDTTPSGNTGGGFVLTPSNGVITVGSNGVVSASQLSAAFAQSATVTVEISGESATLPVSALRNAPEGAVVVVKSSVGSYVLPVSAIDFDALAEELGVDVEDLDIRVIIAALKGEEAEEVAAAAEEFGGEALASVEFSVEAVAGNETVAISDFGSTYVERTINVDADSSATGVLYDPATGEFSFIPATFADGVATLKSTTNSIYVVLELDNSFADVNGHWAQSYVETMANKLIVEGYENGTFGPDRQITRAEFATLIVRALGLSGKAAGEANFSDVSSNDWFAGAVALAAEAGIVNGYEDGTFQPNKVITREELAAMVVRASAFAGTELSVNASQVSSILAGVKDASSIVWARAEIAAAINAGIVEGYEDGSFGAVKTATRAEASTMIQRFLVNAGFINE
- the rfbF gene encoding glucose-1-phosphate cytidylyltransferase, with amino-acid sequence MKVVILAGGFGTRISEESHLKPKPMIEIGGKPILWHIMKSYSHYGFNDFVICLGYKGYYIKEYFAHYFLHESDVTFDFRNNNDRIIHNHSAEPWRVTLVDTGMDTMTGGRVKRVQPYIGNETFMMTYGDGVADVNITDLVRYHKTHGKLATVTSTQPGGRFGALDLDGSSQVLGFQEKPKGDGAWINAGYFVLEPEVFNYIDGDSTIFEKEPLENLARDGELVAYKHQGFWQPMDTLRDKTLLESLWQSKKSPWKVWGEKGKTVNV
- a CDS encoding O-antigen ligase family protein is translated as MGTSVIRTSKQNMEVRKSINFWVASFVLAGVLLISPFSRGLFNGEGLTFLTPILNTALWVSIILFCIAIYSIYFAKWDWKSGVWKSAIWLIPLSYLISTMQPASQSNSNISFLIALILAVGFLIGLHWNQSDIGSRTLLTVIFSSGYLVVLFGMANWFGNASFFGLIDWSNDPFTSSKVYTDAVMYGYEGARLTSVFQYSNSYAAFLIALWIASLLFLVQSNKFKLQIICAFMVTPIVVSLLLTLSRGAYLIAPIVIVMILPFLHLKKQYKFLIYLFSNAIISFVTYKVIEAKGLALQQNYNPTNYLIAWLIFIGLSLVFSVIVYVVEKWFSSNAEETSSPILKRIIVPIALVALSALTAVLLFTQPHLLTPLPDALENRIKNINLQQHSLLERVAFYKDAVKMIQDKPIIGAGGGAWSELYEKYQGNPYTSRQAHNFILQLVVETGMIGLVSLLTVLFFSIRQLIRSYSNHQIFDNQKTLLYFSIFLSLFIHSLIDFDFSYVYLSFIAFICLGAFSTSPFVHVEEGNVKTITSVKRFIYPGFLFSISLVIFAISVSLLSGMQTYSQARKMMAESNPLPQIIKTFNEALSKIKHPEVYYQKTYFLAQAYQHTSDPQYLQQALDTIIEARNREPYNKDLFLMEYQLSGGQSEASFELLEKNISNYQWDIQMYEYFISHAFQIGYSKLQTNDIGGAEKYWRKSIQKYSEVLDKIATLENLPAGQYQGRPFSVTKPIALNVSHIYYLTGSYENALETIMPLVNPELTEPIDHEIVLLNLAAQHQIGNDPDPNLLQGLVSKNSEYQNRYDAMINQSPVEIKLTP
- a CDS encoding Wzz/FepE/Etk N-terminal domain-containing protein yields the protein MQDEINLKAFITLLWLKRKIIATVTFVGLSTSVLLAFVLPETYETETLVMVNEIEDVKRNYSAIAEQVKSNFILNKLMVSLELDKEGYTLNGLKDNIQVSPSADGASVTLKVTGTSKKIVSNVANSLANEMATIIQISSMLDSTILNKKRLREVEDELTVALMELDQINKELETTEKVLVTKKSLTDENFLLDVSMDETERSASAVGGIEYSDEEINPVYTALKGKQAETSILITKLETEKEYLQSKITTDEQKIAELQSQQRSSEAVGYGNYSNKNNAIFIIPSQENLEAISPKKSVVVALGLILSFGLAVLIVLLIALFKRDSNFADAATNTFSG
- the rfbG gene encoding CDP-glucose 4,6-dehydratase, whose protein sequence is MINNAFWSGKKVFLTGHTGFKGAWLCLWLHSLGAKVTGYALQPPSKPNLFELARVDELIYSVIGDITDGPFLKKAMMEADPDIVIHMAAQPLVRESYLLPVETYATNVMGTVHLLEAVRSCRNVKAVVNVTTDKCYENKEWVWGYRENEPMGGYDPYSNSKACSELVTSAYRSSYFNPSKYEEHGVALASARAGNVIGGGDWATDRLIPDCVRSLLNGEKIVIRNPSAIRPWQHVLEPLSGYLLLAEKLFEGNGKYAEGWNFGPNDDDAKPVEWIVRKLCEKWPDSAGYNVDNNPHPHEANFLKLDCSKAKTVLGWHPAWSLDEALSQILKWVYAYRDGEDMRKISMEQIAEYTRTKTYV
- the rfbC gene encoding dTDP-4-dehydrorhamnose 3,5-epimerase — protein: MFELKKTIFDGCYEMIPRVLSDQRGKFIKTFHSIAFSTLGLDFQSQEEYYSVSHKNVIRGLHFQIPPMDHKKIVYCVSGEVLDVVVDLRVGSPTYGQFQMFELNEAKANMIYIPSGLAHGFLTLSESAILLYKVTSVYSPEHDGGIHWNSIGIPWGVDRPIISDRDKSFPSLVDFESPFTF